The following coding sequences are from one Ruminococcus flavefaciens AE3010 window:
- a CDS encoding methyltransferase domain-containing protein, which translates to MSIFTCPVCGEKLDITGNTYICPKRHSFDRAKSGYVNLLLSKHMGKTVHGDNKLMVQARRSFLDKGYYSPLCDALCEAVSANIKGNTILDAGCGEGYYTTAIIGKLQSENKAAEVYGIDISKTAVEYSAKRCKSAELAVASVFHIPVSEGSCDMLVTLFAPYCGEEFQRVLRKNGIMIMVIPSENHLWELKKAIYDTPYKNEVKPYELEGFGLVDRKRITYEMKLEQQEDIDALFSMTPYYYRTGREQQERLAALGQLTTTADFELLVYRKF; encoded by the coding sequence ATGAGTATATTCACCTGTCCTGTTTGCGGCGAAAAGCTGGATATAACGGGAAATACATACATCTGTCCTAAACGTCACAGCTTTGACAGGGCAAAGAGCGGCTATGTGAACCTGCTGCTGTCGAAGCATATGGGCAAGACTGTTCACGGCGACAACAAGCTCATGGTGCAGGCGAGGAGAAGCTTTCTTGACAAGGGCTACTACTCTCCGCTGTGTGATGCTCTGTGCGAAGCGGTCAGCGCCAACATAAAAGGTAATACAATTCTTGACGCGGGCTGCGGAGAGGGCTATTATACCACCGCAATAATTGGTAAGCTTCAAAGTGAAAACAAGGCTGCCGAGGTGTACGGCATAGATATTTCCAAGACTGCTGTGGAGTACTCGGCAAAGCGCTGCAAGTCCGCAGAGCTTGCGGTGGCAAGCGTGTTCCACATCCCTGTTTCGGAGGGCTCCTGCGACATGCTGGTAACGCTTTTTGCACCCTACTGCGGCGAGGAGTTCCAAAGAGTACTGCGCAAAAATGGTATAATGATAATGGTGATACCATCAGAAAATCACCTGTGGGAGCTTAAAAAAGCTATATATGACACTCCCTATAAAAACGAGGTGAAGCCCTATGAGTTAGAGGGCTTCGGGCTTGTTGACAGGAAGCGCATTACCTATGAGATGAAGCTTGAACAGCAGGAGGACATCGACGCCCTCTTCTCAATGACACCTTATTATTACAGGACGGGCAGGGAACAGCAGGAGCGGCTGGCTGCACTGGGACAGCTCACCACAACAGCTGATTTTGAGCTCCTTGTATACCGCAAATTTTGA
- a CDS encoding Rqc2 family fibronectin-binding protein, which produces MALDGAFLYAVKSELMPLIGGRVEKIHQPSREEVIISIRTRGGSKKLYISANAGSARVHITENSVDNPQTPPMFCMLLRKRLGSGKLIDIRQDGLERILFLDFECVNELGDIVTITLACEIMGRCSNLIIISSEGKVIDSIKRVDEDMSRERLVLPGMKYTLPPRDDRLNFLIAEPEDIVSRLQGTEPKELSKALIRIFEGISPILAREWAFFAGRGVHIESDTISGDQLDRLLFAVKRTRQQLESSECCFSAVSDKEGQLKDFSFIRLSQFGTLMYTKELGSASELLDYFYSERDRAARTKQRANDLFKLLMNLTDRTSRRIAAQRDELAACADKEHAKLCGDLISANMYRIQKGDSVAVVENFYDEACPQVTISLDVRKTPAQNAQHYYSEYKKSVTAEEKLTEQIQKGEEELQYLESVFDALTRASSENDIIQLRLELKEQGYVRYAGGKAKPPKALPPMEYKSSDGYSILVGRNNKQNDQLSLKFAEKTDIWLHTQLITGSHVLILTNGETPPEKTIEEAAVIAAVNSRGRDSGLVPVDHCLARYVKKPTGAKPGKVIFTNYKTIFVKPDTELEQKLRV; this is translated from the coding sequence ATGGCTCTGGACGGAGCTTTCTTGTATGCCGTTAAAAGCGAGCTTATGCCGCTCATAGGCGGACGCGTTGAGAAGATACATCAGCCCTCCCGTGAGGAGGTCATCATCTCCATACGCACCAGAGGCGGCAGCAAAAAGCTTTATATCTCGGCAAATGCAGGCAGTGCGAGAGTTCACATTACCGAAAACAGTGTGGATAACCCTCAGACGCCGCCTATGTTCTGCATGCTGCTGCGAAAAAGACTTGGCAGCGGAAAGCTCATAGACATAAGGCAGGACGGTCTGGAGCGTATACTCTTTCTGGACTTTGAATGCGTCAATGAGCTGGGCGATATAGTGACCATAACTCTTGCCTGCGAGATAATGGGACGCTGCTCGAACCTTATCATTATCAGCAGCGAAGGCAAGGTCATCGACAGCATCAAGCGTGTTGACGAGGATATGTCCCGTGAGCGACTGGTGCTCCCGGGCATGAAGTACACACTTCCGCCCCGTGACGACAGACTGAATTTCCTGATAGCTGAGCCCGAGGACATAGTTTCAAGACTGCAGGGCACCGAGCCAAAGGAGCTCTCAAAGGCTCTGATACGCATTTTCGAGGGAATATCTCCTATACTTGCAAGAGAATGGGCGTTTTTTGCAGGCAGAGGAGTCCACATCGAGAGCGATACCATAAGCGGTGACCAGCTGGACAGACTTCTCTTTGCTGTTAAACGCACACGTCAGCAGCTGGAGAGCAGTGAGTGTTGTTTCTCGGCGGTCAGTGACAAGGAGGGGCAGCTTAAAGACTTCTCTTTTATAAGACTGTCCCAGTTCGGTACTCTCATGTACACAAAGGAGCTTGGCAGCGCTTCGGAGCTTCTGGACTATTTCTACTCCGAGCGTGACCGCGCAGCACGTACAAAACAGCGTGCCAACGACCTGTTCAAGCTGCTGATGAATCTCACAGACCGTACTTCAAGACGTATTGCTGCACAGCGGGACGAGCTGGCAGCCTGTGCCGACAAGGAGCACGCAAAGCTCTGCGGAGACCTTATCTCGGCTAATATGTACCGTATTCAGAAAGGCGACAGTGTGGCTGTGGTGGAGAACTTCTACGATGAAGCCTGTCCGCAGGTGACTATTTCTCTGGACGTGAGAAAGACTCCTGCACAGAATGCGCAGCACTACTACAGCGAGTACAAGAAGTCCGTTACCGCAGAGGAAAAGCTGACAGAGCAGATACAAAAGGGCGAAGAGGAGCTGCAATACCTTGAAAGCGTATTCGATGCGCTGACAAGAGCTTCCTCCGAGAACGATATCATTCAGCTTCGCTTAGAGCTTAAAGAACAGGGCTATGTCCGCTATGCAGGCGGCAAGGCTAAACCGCCCAAGGCACTTCCGCCTATGGAGTACAAGTCAAGCGACGGCTATTCCATACTGGTGGGCAGGAACAACAAGCAGAACGACCAGCTGAGTCTGAAATTTGCCGAAAAAACAGATATATGGCTTCATACTCAGCTCATTACGGGTTCTCACGTGCTGATACTCACAAACGGCGAGACGCCGCCTGAAAAAACCATAGAAGAGGCGGCTGTCATAGCGGCTGTGAACAGCAGAGGCAGAGATTCGGGACTTGTGCCCGTGGATCATTGCCTTGCAAGGTACGTAAAGAAACCCACTGGCGCTAAGCCCGGCAAAGTCATATTCACAAACTACAAGACCATTTTTGTCAAGCCTGACACTGAGCTTGAACAAAAACTGAGGGTGTGA
- a CDS encoding DNA-3-methyladenine glycosylase, with protein MNRRLDAEFFHRDVLEAAPDLVGKILVHKLSDGTELRERIAETEAYRGEEDKGCHAAKGRTKRTELLYGESGVIYVYLCYGMHWLMNVITGENDQPQGLLIRAGKKYNGPAKLTKNLKIDGSFNGIYLKDNEEIWFEDDGYRPRIKTAPRVGIDYAGEYWKDIEWRFIDDGELIL; from the coding sequence ATGAACAGGCGGCTTGACGCGGAATTCTTCCACAGGGACGTGCTGGAGGCAGCTCCCGACCTTGTGGGAAAGATACTTGTCCATAAGCTTTCCGACGGCACAGAGCTCCGCGAGCGCATCGCAGAGACCGAAGCCTACAGAGGCGAGGAGGACAAGGGCTGCCACGCGGCAAAGGGCAGAACAAAACGCACCGAGCTCCTCTACGGAGAGAGCGGTGTTATCTATGTATACCTGTGTTACGGTATGCACTGGCTGATGAATGTCATTACAGGCGAAAATGACCAGCCGCAGGGATTACTTATTCGGGCAGGGAAAAAATATAACGGACCTGCCAAACTGACAAAAAATCTGAAGATCGACGGAAGCTTTAACGGCATTTATCTCAAAGACAATGAGGAAATATGGTTCGAGGACGACGGATACCGCCCCAGAATAAAGACTGCTCCGCGTGTAGGCATTGATTACGCGGGAGAGTACTGGAAAGATATAGAGTGGCGGTTTATAGACGACGGGGAGTTGATACTGTGA
- a CDS encoding helix-turn-helix domain-containing protein, whose amino-acid sequence MNIRCIGCNSIYDSSSVFRRAAAKEYMLLLMHSRCRFDINGLTMRTPADTLIVLDGRYPVVYSAEESPLVCDWVCFDAEDEQEFMDSLDLMYNRPLSAVDTEFVSQLIRNVANEFYSLESRRLKMLDSLMRILLVKVGETTVNREAPVQAAEPHYGLLVELREKIYRNPQMKWNVDAMAAYVNMSRSYFQHLYRETFGVSCIADVISGKIEKAKEILSETGCTVSQVAAMCGYDNEEHFMRQFKKMVGVTPTRYRKQG is encoded by the coding sequence GTGAACATTCGCTGTATAGGCTGTAATTCTATTTATGACAGCAGCTCTGTATTCCGCAGAGCCGCAGCTAAGGAGTATATGCTGCTTCTTATGCACAGCCGCTGTAGATTTGACATTAACGGGCTGACTATGAGGACGCCTGCTGACACACTTATTGTACTGGACGGAAGATACCCTGTGGTGTACTCCGCCGAGGAGAGCCCTCTCGTATGCGACTGGGTATGCTTCGACGCTGAGGACGAGCAGGAGTTTATGGATTCGCTGGATCTTATGTACAACCGCCCTCTGAGCGCTGTGGATACGGAGTTTGTTTCCCAGCTTATAAGAAATGTTGCCAATGAGTTCTATTCGCTTGAGTCGAGAAGACTCAAAATGCTGGACAGCCTCATGCGCATACTTCTTGTAAAGGTGGGAGAGACCACGGTGAACAGGGAAGCGCCTGTGCAGGCTGCCGAGCCGCATTACGGGCTGTTGGTGGAGCTGCGCGAGAAGATATACCGCAATCCGCAGATGAAGTGGAATGTGGACGCAATGGCGGCATATGTGAATATGTCACGCTCATATTTCCAGCACCTCTACCGCGAGACCTTCGGCGTTTCATGCATCGCCGATGTCATAAGCGGCAAGATAGAAAAGGCAAAGGAAATACTCAGCGAGACGGGCTGTACTGTTTCGCAGGTAGCTGCAATGTGCGGCTATGATAATGAGGAGCATTTCATGCGCCAGTTCAAAAAGATGGTGGGAGTTACTCCTACCAGATACAGAAAACAGGGATAA
- a CDS encoding polyphosphate polymerase domain-containing protein: MAINTFARKEIKFLLNMDQYHGLMEVINEYMNPDKFCIGGKEYGIYNIYYDTPDDYLIRESLSKPYYKEKIRLRSYYSPAAPDDTVFLEIKKKIGGIVTKRRVSMTLEESDAYFKDRSKPEFTKYITEQVFRELDVFLDNYPIAPKQYISYQREAFFGKDDHDFRLTFDRKITERRYDLGLNYESYGNYIIGADQRLMEVKVSNAIPDWLVKKLSELQIYKTSFSKYGRAYQNFVKSQLEDAQQTGGRRRIYISGISMVNNNILMNRSV; the protein is encoded by the coding sequence ATGGCTATTAATACATTCGCTCGTAAAGAGATCAAGTTCCTCCTTAATATGGATCAGTATCACGGACTTATGGAGGTCATCAATGAATACATGAATCCTGATAAGTTCTGTATTGGCGGCAAGGAATACGGCATTTACAATATTTACTACGATACACCCGACGATTACCTCATCAGAGAGTCACTCTCCAAGCCTTACTATAAGGAAAAGATAAGACTTCGCAGCTACTATTCACCTGCTGCACCTGACGATACGGTCTTCCTTGAGATCAAGAAGAAGATCGGCGGCATCGTTACAAAGAGAAGAGTTTCCATGACTCTTGAGGAGTCCGATGCATATTTTAAGGACCGCTCAAAGCCTGAGTTCACTAAGTATATCACAGAGCAGGTCTTCAGAGAGCTCGATGTGTTCCTTGACAACTACCCGATAGCTCCAAAGCAGTACATCAGCTATCAGAGAGAAGCATTCTTCGGTAAGGATGATCACGATTTCCGCCTTACCTTTGACAGAAAGATCACCGAGCGCCGCTATGACCTCGGTCTCAACTACGAAAGCTACGGCAATTACATAATAGGCGCTGACCAGAGACTTATGGAAGTCAAGGTCTCAAATGCGATTCCTGATTGGCTTGTTAAGAAGCTTTCGGAGCTTCAGATCTACAAGACAAGTTTCTCAAAGTACGGCAGAGCATACCAGAATTTTGTAAAGAGTCAGCTTGAGGACGCTCAGCAGACCGGTGGTCGCAGACGTATTTACATATCGGGTATCTCTATGGTAAATAATAATATTTTGATGAACAGGAGCGTTTAA
- a CDS encoding DUF4956 domain-containing protein, whose protein sequence is MFEHGFFGNVLSKYYESDSVINSSTLALSTIKPGEFFLCVGAAIVIGFLISLIYMVTHRKEGYSQSYVLTMIMLPTIVAAILLIINTTAGALTLAGTLTLVRFRSVAGDPKDMAYIFFAMGIGVVCGVGYIGFALIFFMALAAILFVLSETDFGGCKKRHMTLKIAIPENLDYQGVFEPVLARYTTFHKLRRVKTTNFGTLFELIYSVDVLDNIDQKKFVDELRALNGNMTINLVFFKYDDKIYEN, encoded by the coding sequence ATGTTTGAACACGGTTTTTTTGGAAATGTACTTTCAAAGTACTATGAGTCTGACTCTGTTATCAACAGCAGCACATTGGCACTCAGCACTATTAAGCCCGGAGAGTTCTTCCTCTGCGTAGGCGCTGCGATAGTGATAGGATTTCTTATAAGTCTTATCTATATGGTCACACACAGGAAGGAAGGCTACTCACAGAGTTATGTTCTTACAATGATAATGCTTCCTACTATAGTTGCGGCTATACTTCTCATTATAAATACCACTGCAGGTGCTCTTACTCTTGCGGGTACACTTACTCTTGTAAGATTCCGAAGCGTTGCAGGCGATCCTAAGGATATGGCTTATATCTTCTTCGCGATGGGAATCGGTGTTGTCTGCGGAGTCGGATATATCGGATTTGCACTTATATTCTTCATGGCACTCGCTGCTATCCTTTTCGTACTCAGCGAGACAGATTTCGGCGGCTGCAAGAAGAGACACATGACTCTCAAGATAGCTATCCCCGAGAATCTGGACTATCAGGGCGTTTTCGAGCCTGTACTTGCAAGATATACAACATTCCACAAGCTCAGAAGAGTTAAGACAACCAACTTCGGTACACTTTTCGAGCTCATCTACAGCGTTGATGTTCTTGATAACATCGACCAGAAGAAATTCGTTGACGAGCTTCGTGCCCTCAACGGCAACATGACTATCAATCTTGTCTTCTTCAAGTATGATGACAAGATCTATGAAAACTGA
- a CDS encoding carbohydrate-binding domain-containing protein: MKYARLWAAAAAVMMMFSGYSCGKDEMTSSDVTDSAVTEADETTTKNDDPKKSDSSDTDKKDDDDKTTTTKADGKSDSKTTTTKADGKSDSKTTTTTKAGEKKSDTTTTAKSSNSSGGSSSNNNSPQGGSGNEGGSGEEAKEYTAEITLGGSPKVNGSGVTVSGSVVTITSGGDYLFTGSVDNGQIRVNTGASEEKVTVVLNGVNITNSGAPAIFIEEAKRCTIKPKDGSVNYVSSDVEKKGVQDTGTIFSNDTIRLKGNGELNITATASHGINADDDVIIESGTYNIDSRKSGIIANDDVTINDGSLNVKGGTNGIKSKGTININGGYTVVSGGTKEEKSSLYSGSTFSYTGGYLYAAGNKVSVPTHTDIPYIVADIGETVGAGSSVELFLNGNSVITMNPHNDFRCVMMLSPEVSSGSSFGISVNGESREFTVSGKENSFSLK; this comes from the coding sequence ATGAAGTATGCAAGACTCTGGGCAGCTGCGGCTGCGGTAATGATGATGTTCAGCGGCTATTCATGCGGAAAGGACGAGATGACGTCCTCGGACGTGACTGACAGTGCCGTAACTGAAGCTGACGAGACTACGACAAAGAATGATGATCCCAAGAAGTCGGATTCGTCTGACACTGACAAAAAAGATGACGATGACAAGACTACTACAACCAAGGCTGACGGAAAGTCCGACAGCAAGACTACTACAACCAAGGCTGACGGAAAGTCCGACAGCAAGACTACTACCACCACAAAGGCAGGGGAGAAGAAGTCTGATACGACTACTACCGCAAAAAGCAGCAATTCCTCAGGCGGCAGCTCCTCCAATAATAACTCCCCACAGGGCGGTTCGGGAAATGAGGGAGGCTCAGGCGAAGAGGCAAAGGAATACACCGCAGAGATCACCCTCGGCGGTTCACCAAAGGTAAACGGCAGCGGTGTAACTGTCAGCGGCTCTGTTGTTACAATAACTTCAGGAGGAGACTATCTCTTTACAGGCAGTGTTGACAACGGTCAGATACGTGTAAACACAGGTGCTTCCGAGGAGAAGGTAACTGTAGTTCTCAACGGCGTAAATATCACTAATTCGGGGGCTCCTGCTATATTCATAGAGGAAGCCAAGCGCTGTACCATAAAGCCTAAGGATGGCTCTGTGAACTACGTCAGCAGCGACGTGGAGAAAAAGGGCGTACAGGATACAGGTACCATATTCTCAAATGATACCATAAGGCTCAAGGGCAACGGCGAGCTGAATATCACAGCTACAGCTTCCCACGGCATAAACGCGGACGATGATGTTATCATTGAGAGTGGTACATACAATATCGATTCAAGAAAGTCGGGCATCATTGCTAACGATGATGTTACCATAAATGACGGCAGTCTTAACGTCAAGGGCGGTACAAACGGTATCAAGTCCAAGGGGACTATCAATATAAACGGCGGCTACACGGTCGTTTCGGGCGGCACAAAGGAGGAGAAGAGCTCTCTCTATTCGGGAAGCACATTCAGCTACACAGGCGGATATCTCTATGCCGCAGGCAATAAGGTGTCAGTACCGACACACACTGATATTCCTTACATAGTAGCCGATATCGGTGAGACAGTGGGGGCAGGAAGCTCTGTGGAGCTCTTCCTTAACGGAAACAGCGTGATAACTATGAATCCTCACAATGATTTCCGCTGTGTAATGATGCTTTCTCCTGAGGTGTCAAGCGGCAGCAGCTTTGGTATTTCCGTAAACGGTGAAAGCAGGGAATTCACGGTTTCGGGCAAAGAGAATTCCTTCTCCTTGAAGTAA
- the clpB gene encoding ATP-dependent chaperone ClpB — protein sequence MNAEKLTQKSIDAVRKAQSIAVMQSNSVIEPIHLLAGLVRQENGLIPQLLKKMNIDEDIFDSEVEKKINGLPKVTGSGRSSNIGISAECDRVLTNAEGIASNMKDEYVSVEHLMLALIDSKDRDVSQLLGTFNITKDSFLGALMSVRGSTRVTTENPEDTYDVLTKYGQELVGLARRNKLDPVIGRDSEIRNVIRILSRKTKNNPVLIGEPGVGKTAIAEGLALRIVAGDVPDSLKDRKVFSLDMGALVAGAKYRGEFEERLKAVLNEIKNSNGQILLFIDELHTIVGAGKTDGAMDAGNLLKPMLARGELHCIGATTLNEYRQYIEKDPALERRFQPVMVDEPSVEDTISILRGLKERYEVFHGVKISDNALISAAVLSNRYITDRFLPDKAIDLIDEACATIRTEMDSMPTELDVISRKIVQLEIEEAALKKESDNISQEHLEEIQKELAELREKFKGMKAKWENEKNDISAVQKLREEIERTGGEIEKAEREYDLNKAAELKYGKLPQLQKELEELEKQAEHDVENGRLLRDKVTEDEIAKIVCRWTGIPVSKLMEGEKEKILGLEGLLHKRVIGQDEAVTKVSEAILRSRAGIQAPDRPIGSFLFLGPTGVGKTELAKALSEILFDDERNIIRIDMSEYMEKFSVSRLIGAPPGYVGYDEGGQLTEAVRRKPYSVVLFDEIEKAHPDVFNILLQVLDDGRITDSQGRTVDFKNTIIILTSNLGSPYILDGIDENGEITDEARAQVEGLLKTQFRPEFLNRLDEIIFYKPLAKTEIIKIVDLMLADLQKRLDDKHIRINVSEAAKNYIVDCGYDPNFGARPLRRFIQRNVETLAAKRIIGGNLAAGDVIDIDLDANGKLAAT from the coding sequence ATGAATGCTGAAAAATTAACTCAGAAGTCCATTGATGCCGTAAGAAAGGCTCAGAGCATTGCTGTTATGCAGTCAAATTCCGTTATCGAGCCCATACATCTCCTTGCGGGACTTGTTCGGCAGGAGAACGGTCTTATACCCCAGCTTCTGAAAAAAATGAACATAGACGAGGATATCTTCGACAGCGAGGTTGAGAAGAAGATAAACGGACTTCCCAAGGTAACTGGAAGCGGCAGAAGCAGCAATATCGGTATCTCTGCGGAGTGTGACCGCGTGCTCACAAATGCTGAGGGTATCGCTTCAAATATGAAGGACGAGTACGTTTCCGTGGAGCACCTTATGCTTGCCCTTATCGACAGCAAGGACAGGGACGTTTCGCAGCTTCTCGGCACCTTTAATATCACTAAGGATTCCTTTCTCGGAGCTCTTATGTCCGTCAGAGGAAGCACCAGAGTTACCACGGAAAATCCCGAGGACACCTACGATGTCCTCACAAAGTACGGTCAGGAGCTTGTGGGACTTGCCCGCAGGAACAAGCTTGACCCTGTTATCGGACGTGACAGCGAGATACGAAACGTTATCCGTATCCTCTCAAGAAAAACGAAAAACAACCCTGTCCTCATTGGTGAGCCGGGCGTCGGAAAAACTGCCATTGCAGAGGGACTTGCCCTTCGTATCGTGGCGGGAGACGTTCCCGACAGCCTTAAAGACCGCAAGGTATTCTCCCTTGATATGGGAGCTCTCGTGGCAGGAGCCAAGTACCGCGGCGAGTTCGAGGAGCGTCTGAAAGCTGTCCTCAATGAGATAAAGAACAGCAACGGTCAGATACTTCTCTTTATTGATGAGCTGCATACTATTGTTGGTGCAGGCAAGACTGACGGCGCTATGGACGCAGGCAACCTCTTAAAGCCAATGCTGGCAAGGGGCGAGCTCCACTGCATCGGCGCTACGACCCTCAACGAGTACCGCCAGTATATCGAGAAAGACCCCGCTCTTGAAAGACGTTTTCAGCCTGTTATGGTGGACGAGCCAAGCGTTGAGGACACTATATCAATACTCCGTGGCCTGAAAGAGCGCTACGAGGTATTCCACGGCGTTAAGATAAGCGACAATGCCCTTATATCTGCGGCTGTGCTGTCAAACAGGTACATCACGGATCGTTTCCTCCCCGACAAGGCTATCGACCTCATAGACGAAGCCTGCGCAACTATCCGTACAGAAATGGACTCCATGCCAACTGAGCTGGACGTTATCTCCCGTAAGATAGTTCAGCTTGAAATTGAAGAAGCTGCCCTTAAAAAGGAGAGCGACAATATCTCACAGGAGCACCTTGAAGAAATTCAGAAGGAGCTTGCGGAGCTCCGCGAGAAGTTCAAGGGCATGAAAGCTAAGTGGGAGAACGAAAAGAACGACATATCCGCTGTGCAGAAGCTCCGTGAGGAGATAGAGCGTACAGGCGGCGAAATAGAAAAGGCAGAGCGCGAGTACGACCTGAACAAGGCTGCCGAGCTTAAATACGGCAAGCTGCCGCAGCTGCAAAAAGAGCTGGAGGAGCTTGAAAAGCAGGCAGAGCACGATGTTGAAAACGGCAGACTGCTCCGTGACAAGGTCACTGAGGACGAAATTGCCAAGATTGTATGCCGCTGGACAGGTATCCCCGTTTCAAAGCTCATGGAGGGCGAAAAGGAGAAGATACTGGGTCTGGAAGGACTGCTCCACAAGAGAGTTATAGGTCAGGACGAGGCTGTAACCAAGGTCAGCGAGGCTATACTCCGTTCACGTGCAGGCATACAGGCACCCGACAGACCTATCGGCTCTTTCCTATTCCTCGGACCTACAGGTGTTGGTAAAACAGAACTTGCAAAGGCTCTCTCGGAGATACTTTTCGATGACGAGCGCAATATTATCCGTATCGACATGAGCGAATACATGGAGAAATTCAGCGTAAGCCGTCTTATCGGAGCTCCTCCCGGATATGTTGGCTACGACGAGGGCGGTCAGCTCACAGAAGCAGTACGCAGAAAGCCGTACTCAGTTGTACTCTTTGACGAGATCGAAAAGGCACACCCTGATGTGTTCAATATACTGCTGCAAGTCCTTGACGACGGTCGTATCACCGATTCACAGGGCAGAACAGTGGACTTCAAGAACACTATAATCATACTCACATCAAACCTGGGTTCGCCGTATATCCTTGATGGTATTGACGAAAACGGCGAGATAACCGACGAAGCCCGCGCACAGGTGGAGGGACTGCTGAAAACACAGTTCAGACCTGAGTTCCTCAACCGTCTTGACGAGATTATCTTCTACAAGCCGCTGGCTAAGACTGAGATAATCAAGATAGTTGATCTTATGCTGGCTGATTTACAGAAGCGTCTTGACGACAAGCATATCCGCATAAATGTAAGCGAAGCGGCTAAGAACTATATCGTTGACTGCGGTTATGATCCCAATTTCGGTGCAAGACCGCTGAGAAGGTTCATACAGCGCAATGTGGAGACTTTGGCGGCAAAGCGCATCATAGGCGGTAATCTGGCAGCAGGTGACGTCATTGATATCGACCTTGACGCAAACGGCAAGCTTGCTGCAACATGA